The following proteins are co-located in the Colius striatus isolate bColStr4 chromosome 6, bColStr4.1.hap1, whole genome shotgun sequence genome:
- the CHGA gene encoding chromogranin-A codes for MSRPGLLTLLLLAVPAIALPVTNDMNKGDTKVMKCIVEVISDTLSKPNPLPISEECLETLRGDERIISILRHQNLLKELQEIAAQGANERTHQQKKNSGFEDELSEVLESQNDKNKQRDTAGEHPEEEQPTGSLAELAPQKTQQNEDSREEGRNSLEEREPRPRSWDANPGEREDQEEAESNEIRGTEDAQREEALDNHISKDFHEDEQQQRGDEEEHPRGLKDSLDLQDKGEQPSRQGREQSKEAVGEREDDRGDDDAEEDPTEAERSLDLPEEDEEAEDMREEDNNDDALGFDKDGRSSEEEEEEEEQPRALRGGRHRLEDEGMQGEEDTFQPRDPKSEEMEEESSREWEGSKRWNKMDELAKQLTSKKRMVENDSEEDPDRSMKMAFRSRKYDFSSPEEEVRRSWKHHSKEDSSEGGFPLAPMPEEKKDEEGSANRRTEDQELESLAAIEAELERVAHKLHELRRG; via the exons ATGAGCCGCCCAGGACTGCTCACCCTCCTGCTCCTGGCCGTGCCGG CTATCGCCCTTCCTGTGACAAACGACATGAATAAAGGTGACACTAAG GTGATGAAGTGCATTGTAGAGGTCATCTCTGATACTTTATCGAAGCCAAATCCCCTTCCAATCAGTGAGGAATGCCTAGAAACACTCAGAGGAG ATGAACGAATCATTTCTATCCTTCGCCACCAAAATTTATTGAAGGAACTTCAGGAAATTGCTGCTCAAG GTGCCAATGAGAGAACTcatcagcaaaagaaaaacagtggcTTCGAAGATGAGCTTTCTGAAGTCCTTGAAAGTCAGAATGACAAGAACAAGCAGAGAG ATACTGCAGGGGAGCATCCTGAAGAGGAGCAGCCAACAGGGTCCCTGGCTGAGCTGGCACCGCAGAAAACCCAGCAAAATGAAGATTCaagagaggagggaagaaatagcctggaggagagggagCCCAGGCCTAGGTCATGGGATGCCAACCCTGGTGAGAGGGAGGAtcaggaggaagcagagagcaaTGAGATTAGGGGCACAGAGGATGCCCAGCGAGAGGAAGCTTTGGACAACCACATCAGCAAAGACTTCCATGaggatgagcagcagcagagaggggatGAAGAGGAGCATCCCAGAGGCCTCAAGGACAGCCTGGATCTTCAGGATAAGGGAGAGCAGCCATCCAGGCAGGGCCGGGAGCAGAGCAAGGAGGCAGTAGGGGAGCGTGAGGATGACCGAGGAGATGATGATGCAGAAGAGGACCCGACTGAAGCAGAGAGGTCACTTGATTTGcctgaggaggatgaggaggctgaggacaTGCGGGAAGAAGACA ATAATGACGATGCTCTGGGATTTGACAAAGATGGGCGGAGCTccgaggaagaggaagaggaggaagaacagCCTCGGGCACTGAGGGGAGGAAGGCATCGCCTGGAGGATGAGGGaatgcagggagaggaggacaCCTTCCAGCCCAGGGATCCCAAAAGCgaagagatggaggaggagtCCTCCAGGGAATGGGAAGGTTCCAAGAGGTGGAACAAAATGGATGAGCTGGCCAAACAGCTGACATCAAAGAAGCGCATGGTGGAAAATGACAGTGAGGAAGACCCAGACCGGTCCATGAAAATGGCATTTAGGTCCCGCAAGTATGACTTCAGTAGTCCAGAGGAAGAGGTGAGAAGGTCATGGAAGCATCACTCAAAGGAGGACAGCAGTGAAGGTGGCTTCCCACTTGCTCCCATGCCTGAAGAGAAGAAGGATGAGGAAGGCAGTGCTAACAGGAGAACGGAG GATCAGGAGCTGGAGAGCCTGGCCGCCATCGAGGCTGAGCTGGAGCGCGTCGCTCACAAGCTGCATGAGCTGAGGCGAGGCTGA